TGCGCAGAAGCCGGGGGTGTCCGTGGGTACGACGAAGCCGCGGATGCCGTCGTCGGTGCGCGCCCAGACGACGGCGACCGCCGCCACCGAGCCATTGGTGATCCATGTCTTGCGGCCGTCGAGGATCCAGTCGCCACCCTCGCGCCGGGCGCGCGTGCGCATCGACGAGGGGTCCGAGCCGTGGTCGGGTTCGGTCAGGCCGAAGCAGCCGATGGCCTGGCCCGCCGCCATACGCGGCAGCCACTGGTCCTTCTGTTCCTCGGAGCCGAAGCGGTGGATCGCGAACATGGCCAGGGAGCCCTGTACGGAGACGAAGGAACGCAGGCCCGAGTCGCACGCCTCCAGCTCACGGCAGGCCACCCCGTACGCCAGGGCGGACATGCCCGCACAGCCGTAGCCGTCGAGATGCATGCCGAGCAGGCCCAGCTCTCCGAAATCGCGGGCGAGGTCGGCCAGGGTGGGGAGCTCGCCCTGTTCGAACCATCCGGCGATATGCGGTTCCACCTTGTCGGCCAGGTAGTGGCGGACGGTGTCGCGGACGGCCCGCTCCGTGTCGGTGAGCAGGGACTCCAGGCCGAGCGGGTCGACCGGGTCGATCGGGCCGAGCGTGGTGGACGCCATGGTCAGGCTCCTCGCTGGTGTGGGCGCGGGTGTGCGTGCGGGGTCGGGTGGTCGAGCAGGCGGGCGATCTCGGCCTCGCCGTAGCCGAGTTCGGCGAGTACGTCGCGGCTGTGCTGGCCGAGTGTGGGCGGGGCGGTGCGCATCGGTGGGCGCTCGCCGCGGAAGGTGACGGGGAAGGCGATCTGCCGCAGCGGTCCGATGGCGGGGTGGTCGACGTGCCGGAGCATGCCCAGCGCCTCGGTCTGTGGGCAGTCGTAGACCTCGTCGAGATGGCGGATGGGGGTGACCGGGATGCCCTCGCTCCCCAGCAGGGCGCACCAGTGGGCCACGGTGTCGTCGACCAGGACGGCCTGGAGCTTGGCGTTGAGGGCGGTGCGGTTCGCCACTCGGTCGCGGTTGGTGGCGAACCGCGGGTCGTCCGCCCATTGCGGGTTGCGGAGCGCCGCGCACAGCCGGCGGAACAACGCGTCGTTGCCGACCGCGATCACGAAGTGTCCGTCGGCGGCCGGGTAGGCCTGGTACGGGACCAGGCTCGGATGGCCGGAGCCCAGGCGCCCGGGGCGTTCCCCGGTCGCGAAGTAGCCGGTGGCCCAGTTGATGTGCAGGGCCAGCTGGGACTCGTACAGCGAGGTGGTGACGTACTGCCCGTGTCCGGTGCGCTCCCGTTCGACGAGCGCGGAGGTCACCCCGATGAGGCCGAAGAGGGCGGCGGACAGGTCCCCCATCGCGTATCCGGCCTTGACGGGCGGGCCGTCCGGCTCGCCCGTGAGCGACATCAGACCGGCCGACGCCTGCGCGATCATGTCGTAGCCGGGTTCGTCGCGCAGCGGTCCGTGGTCGCCGAACGCCGAGATGTGCAGCAGCACCAGGCGCGGGTAGCGGGCGGACAGGTCCTCGTAGTCGAAGACGCGCGCGAGGGAACTGCCGGGGCGGAAGTTCTCCACGACCACGTCGGCGGTCGCCAGCAGCCGGTGGACGGCCTCCTGGCCCAGGGGCGACTTCAGGTCCAGCGTCACCGAGCGCTTGCCGCGGTTGGCGGCCAAGTAGTACGTCGCGTCGGGGCCGTTGAAGGGCGGGCCCCAGCCGCGCGTGGGATCGCCGCCGTCGGGGTGTTCGACCTTGATGACGTCGGCACCGAGGTCGGCGAGCGACATCGTCACATACGGTCCGGCCAGGATCTTCGACAGATCGACGACCTTGATCCCGGCGAGCGGGGCGGGCACGGGCTGCTCAGACACGGGCGGCCTCCGTCGCCTCGTACCCGGCGCCGGGCGCGGGGACCACGGCGAGGGGCACCCGGCCGCCGTCGGCGACTTCGGCGAGGTGGTCCAGCGCGGTGCGGGGGAGGGCGTCCGGGTCGTCCAGCAGGGCGAGACAGGCGTGGGCGACCAGGAGCTTTCGGCCGTTTCCGGTCGCCTCGGCCTCGTACTCGGCCTGCTCGAAGAGGAGCGTGGCCATGACGGTACGGGCGAGTTCCTCGGCGTACCGGCCGATCCTCATCTCCGCTTCCTCCCCGGGGAGCTCCAGCAGCCGGTCCCCCTTCTCGCGCAGCGCCTTCCAGCGGTCGGCGAGGCGGCCCGCGAAGCGGTCCGTCCCGTAGGTGTCGGCGAGGGTGTGGTGGGCACCCCGGCGGCGCATGCAGCGCAGCACATCGAGCGCGATCACGTTCGACGCCCCCTCCCAGATGGAGCCGAGGTGGGCGTCGCGCAGCAAGCGCGGGTTGACCCAGTCCTCGATGTAGCCGTTGCCGCCGCGGATCTCCATCGCCTCGCCGGTGACGGTGCGGGCGCGCTTGCACAGGGAGTACTTGGCGAGTGGGGTGAGGACGCGGATCAGGTCCCGGGCGGCGGTGGACCCGTTGTCGGCCTCGGTCAGACGGGCGGCCGCCTCGAGCACGAGGCCGAGCGCGGCCTCCGCGTCGACGACCATCGGCAGCAGGGTGGCGCGCATCAGGGGCTGCTCGAACAGCGGCTTGCCGAACACCTCGCGGACGCGGGTGTGGTCGATGGACTCGCGGACGGCGCGTCGCATCAGAGCGGTGGCACGCATGGCGTTGGAGAGCCGGGAGACATTGACCATCTCGGCCATCTGGCGGAATCCGCAGGTGAGTTCGCCGACCGGGGTGGCATACGCCTCCTCGAGGGAGACCTCGGCGCTCGCGATGGACCTCGAGCCGAGCTTGTCCTTCAGACGGTCGATACGGATGGCGTTGCGGCTGCCGTCCGGGCGCAGCCGCGGGACGAGGAACATGCCGAGCCCGCGCGTGCCCGCGCCCTGCCCGGGGACGCGCGCGAGCGTGAGGATCACATCGGCGGCCGGGTTGGAGGCGAACCACTTCTCGCCCGTGAGGGTCCAGTGGGTGCCGTGGTCGGTGGCGAGGGTCCGGGTCAGGCCGACGTCCGTACCGCCCTGCCGCTCCGTCATGAACATCGCCCCGGTGGCGCGGAGTTCAGGGTCGGTGGAGGACAGCGCGGCGATCTCGCCGGCGTACCGTTCCGGGTCGAACAGGCGCAGCACACGGGCGGCGGAGTCGGTCATCGACAGCGGGCACGCCATGCCGAACTCCGACTGCACGTACAGATAGGAAAGGGCGTACTTGACCGGATGCGGGACCGGGGTGGGCCAGCCGTGGACGCCGGGGCGGTGCGACATCGCGGCGAGGCCGAACCGCTCGTACGCGATCGAGGCCACCCGGTCGTGCGCCGGGTGGTACTCGATCTCGTCGACGCGTTCGCCGTCGGGGGCGTACTGGCGCAGCTTCGGCGGGTTGGCGTCGGCGAGCGCGGCCTGCCGGTCCAGCTCACCGGCGGCGAGCTCGCCGAGCTCGGTGAGCAGCGGCTCCACTCGGGCGCGGTCCTCGGCGGACAGGATCCGGTCGAGCAGCGGGCGCAGGGCGGGGTCCTGATCGGCGTAGTTCACAGATGGGTCTCCTGTGTCGGGTGAGAGGCGGCTCAGACAGGTGTGGCGGCGCGGGCGGCGACGGCCGGGGAAGGTTCACCGGTGCGGGCCAGCAGGGGCAGCACGCCGAGGAGGGTCACGGCGGTGTAGCCGAGGCCGAGACCGACGACCGGCCAGATCGAGCCGGAGGCGGTGAGCAGGTACTGGGCGGCGATCGGTGCGGTCCCGGCGAAGAGCGTGGTGCACAGCTGGTACGACAGGGACATTCCGGTGTAGCGGACCTCGACGGGGAACACACGGGCGAGGATGCCCGCCAGGGCCGCGTAGTACATGGCGTGCGGGAAGGTCGCCAGCCCCATCCCGAGGACGGCCAGCCAGAAGTTGCCGGTGGCGCAGAGCACGAACATCAGCGGCAGGACGACGAACTCGGGCACGAGCATCCACAGCACGGCCTTCTTCACCGGCCACTTCCCGGCGAGGACGGCGCCGAAGGGCTGGACCACGACCTGCACCACGAGGGCGAGGGAGATGACGGTCAGAAAGGTGGTGCGGTCGAAGCCGATGTCGGAGGTGGCCCAGGAGAGCGCGAAGGTCGTCTTGATGTAGGTGATCGCGACGCCGGCCGTGCCCGCGAGCACGCCCAGGGCGACGAGCAGCGGATAGCGGGTGAGCACCACCTTGATGGGCAGCCTGGCGGTCTGCCCGCGTTCCAGGACGGCCAGCATCTCGGGGGTCTCCGCCAGCCGCAGCCGGATGACCAGGCCGATGGCCACGAGGACGGCGGAGGCGAGGAAGGGGACACGCCAGCCGCAGGATTCGAAGGCGGCGTCCGGAAGCCTGGCGATGGCGAGAAAGGCGAGCGTCGCGAGGAGGTAGCCGACCGGGGAACCCTGCTGGGCGAAGGCCCCGTAGAGCAGCTTCCGCTTCGGCGGGGCGTACTCGGTGGCGATGAGCACCGCGCCGCCCCACTCCCCGCCCATCGCGACGCCCTGGACCATGCGCAGCAGGACGAGGAGGACCGGGGCGGCGGCGCCGATCTGCGCGTATCCGGGCAGCAGTCCGACGCAGAAGGTGGCCGTGCCCATCATGACGAGCGTGGTGATCAGGGCCTTCTTGCGGCCGTGGCGGTCGCCGTAGTGGCCGAATATCAGGCCGCCGAGGGGGCGGGCGAGGAACCCGACCCAGAAGGTGGCGAACGCGGCCAGTGTGCCGACCGCGGGCGGGATGTCGGCGAAGAAGACCTTGCCGAGGACGAGCGCGGAGGCGGAGCCGTAGATGTAGAAGTCGAACCACTCGATGGTGGTGCCGACGAAGGCGGTGATCCCGGCGCGCCTGGCGTCGCGGGCCGTGGGTGGCCGATCGGCGGGAGTGATGTGCTGCATGACGAGCGTCCTCTCGTAGCGGCAGATCTCGCCACGAGAGCGGGTGGAGGAGAGCGGTGCGGCCGCTCGGCGCCCCATCGCGAGATGGGCATCACTGTGCACCCGCCGTTTCAGAGGTGTCCAAGACCAATTACGCCCATCGGTGAGACGTCATCCGTCACAATCGACGGGCGATCGCCGCTATCCGTGGAAGTCCGCCGGGGTGGGCAGGACCCGGTCGGCGACGCGCAGCACCGCCGCCAGCGCGGCGGACTGGTTGCCCGAGCGCCAGCCCAGCGCGATCGGCAGCACCGGCACATCGTCCCCGGCCAGGGGACGGAAGACGACATGTCCCAGTTGGATGTTGCGCGCCGACTCCACGACCACCGCGAGGCCGACACCCGCGCCGACCAGGGCGAGCATGGTGTACGAATCGGGTGCCTCCTGAGCGATCCGCGGCGCGAACCCCGCCTCGTGGCAGGCCTGCATCATCGCCTCCCGCACCGCGGAGCCGCGGGAGAGCGGGAACGTCACGAACGGCTCCCGCGCCAGCTCGGCGAAGGCCACCTCGGCACGGTCCGCGAGCGGATGGCTGTCCGGCAGCGCCAGCTGAAGCCGCTCCATGCGGACGACCCGCGCGCCGATCCCGCGCCGTACGGGCAGCGCCACGAAGCCGAGGTCCAGCGACCCCTCGGCGATCCGTCCCAGCGCCTCGCCGGCATAGGTCTGGCCTTCCAGCACCAACTCGATACCAGGGTGTTCGGAGGTGACGGCACGCGTCAGCACCGGCAGGGCGGAGTAGCTGCTGGCGCCCGCGAAGCCGAGCGTGACGCGGCCGACCTCGCCCAGATGCGCCGCCTGCACGGTCCGTCGCGCGGCCGAGGCCTCGGCCAGCAGCCGCCGGGCGGGCTTCAGCAGCGCCCGCCCGGCGGCGGTGAGCTGCACGGACCGGGTCGTACGGTCGAACAGCCTGACCCCGAGGTCCCGCTCCAGCAGCCGGATCTGCTGGCTGAGCGGCGACTGGGCGATGTGCAGCCGGTCGGCTGCCCGCCCGAAGTGCAGTTCCTCGGCGACGGCGACGAATCCGGAAAGATGACGTAGCTCCACACACCCGACCATGCCATCCACACCGCTGCAAGAGAACTGACGCCACATCAAATTGCCGCGGTCGGGACCGGTTATCGGCAGAATTCATAACACCCCGGGAACACCGGTGTGAAACGAGTGTGAAGAAGGTTTCGGTTGGGCTGTCCCGGCAAGGGGGAGCCCCATGAGTTACCCCCATGACCGCATAGCGGATAACAGTCAGTACAACACCGATGGAAATCGTCCATACCATGCCGACCCGGTCGGCTATCCCGCTCCCGCCAATCAGCGCCGGGCGGGCAATCGAGGGGGTCTGGGTGCAGACAGGACAGCGCTGGTCATTCACACCGTCGCAGACATTGCCGCGGGTTTTCTGGCGTTGTGGATCCTGCTGTACATGCTCGACGCGAATCAGGCGAATGTCTTCGTCGACTTCGTGCACGGTGTAGCGGACTGGCTCGCCGGCTGGTCGCAGGACATCTTCACGATGGACACGGAATCGGTGCGGGTCTTCTTCAACTACGCACTGCCCGCGGTGATTTACCTGGCGATCGGCCACGGTGCGGCGGCCTGGGTGCGACGGCTCTGACTCCGCAGGCTCGGCGGCCGGTACCCCTCCTCGTGCCGAGGGGTGCCGGCCGCCGTCGTGTTGGGGCGGACCATGCGGCTACCAGCGGCGATGCCCCGTGCGGACGACGTCGGCGCCGGGGGTCGGCAGGGGGCTGGAGGAGGGCGCGGGCGGATAGCGAGTACCCGCCCGCGCCACGCGCCCTGCTGTCCCTGAACCCGGGGGGGGGACCGGAGATCGACCAGGGAGGGCGCGCGCCGATGACAATCGGCAGTACTTACAGCGCCGTACCGTAAACGCGTGTTACTCCTGGGCCATTCTCACCCGGTGCACCCCCGTCCGAGCGTGGCTGAGTAACACGATCCGCGCCCCCGGCGCTGTAGGTAATGGAGCCGTCAGCACCGCTGTGGAGTGGTGTGTAGAGCCATGCCCCAGCCGCATGCGGCAAATCCCGGAACGTCAGCACACGAGAGCTGGAGGCCCACCGAGAGCGCACCTAGATAATGTCCGAAATGCAGAATGGTCGCAAGGCCTTCACATTCACAGTCACAGCTGATGGGAAATATCGGCTGTGCGCTTTTCGCTGCCCGCCCTAGTTGTGTATCGAATTGGAAACACTCCGAGGCGCATGCCCTCCGCCATTTGCGTTTCAGTCGGGTGAGGAATGCACACTGTCGGGCATGCACCCAAGGACAGACAGCAGAAACCCCGACTATGCGCGCCCCGCTGGATGGGGAAACACCGCGCCGGGCGCCGACGGCCCGTACCCACCGGATGACTTCCCGTACGAGGAGCACGGTGGCGGGCACCGCGGCAGGCCGCACCGCCGCCGTGGCAGGACGGTCATACGCGTCCTGGTCGCCCTGGTCCTGGTTCTGCTGGTCGTCTCGGTGGCAACGTACTTCTGGGCCGACTCCCGGCTGCGCAAGGAAGTCGACCTCAGCAAGGTGGTCGACCGCCCCGGCACGGGGGAGGGCACCAACTATCTGATCGTGGGATCCGACAGCCGCGAGGGCATGTCCGACCAGCAGAAGAAGGATCTGCACACGGGCTCCGCCGACGGCAAGCGCACGGACTCGATGATGATCCTGCACGACGGCGCGTCCGGCCCGACACTCATATCGCTGCCGCGCGACTCGAACGTGTCCATCCCGAAGTTCCGCGGCTCCGAGTCCGGGAACCTCAAGGGCCCGCTGGGCGACAACAAGCTGAACGCCGCGTACTCCATCGACGGCCCACAGCTGCTGGTCCGCACCGTCGAGTACAACACCGGCCTGCACATCGACCACTACGCGGA
This genomic interval from Streptomyces asiaticus contains the following:
- a CDS encoding acyl-CoA dehydrogenase family protein, with the translated sequence MASTTLGPIDPVDPLGLESLLTDTERAVRDTVRHYLADKVEPHIAGWFEQGELPTLADLARDFGELGLLGMHLDGYGCAGMSALAYGVACRELEACDSGLRSFVSVQGSLAMFAIHRFGSEEQKDQWLPRMAAGQAIGCFGLTEPDHGSDPSSMRTRARREGGDWILDGRKTWITNGSVAAVAVVWARTDDGIRGFVVPTDTPGFCAPEIKHKMSLRASVTSELVLDSVRLPASAALPRAQGVSAPLTCLNEARYGIVWGVTGAARSAWRTAADYAARREQFGKPLAAFQLTQQKLVDMALELHKATMTAMRLADLKDSADGVHPAQISLGKLNNVREALEICRTARTILGANGISLEFPVIRHMNNLESVLTYEGTSEMHTLALGQALTGHTAFR
- a CDS encoding CaiB/BaiF CoA transferase family protein; protein product: MSEQPVPAPLAGIKVVDLSKILAGPYVTMSLADLGADVIKVEHPDGGDPTRGWGPPFNGPDATYYLAANRGKRSVTLDLKSPLGQEAVHRLLATADVVVENFRPGSSLARVFDYEDLSARYPRLVLLHISAFGDHGPLRDEPGYDMIAQASAGLMSLTGEPDGPPVKAGYAMGDLSAALFGLIGVTSALVERERTGHGQYVTTSLYESQLALHINWATGYFATGERPGRLGSGHPSLVPYQAYPAADGHFVIAVGNDALFRRLCAALRNPQWADDPRFATNRDRVANRTALNAKLQAVLVDDTVAHWCALLGSEGIPVTPIRHLDEVYDCPQTEALGMLRHVDHPAIGPLRQIAFPVTFRGERPPMRTAPPTLGQHSRDVLAELGYGEAEIARLLDHPTPHAHPRPHQRGA
- a CDS encoding acyl-CoA dehydrogenase family protein, giving the protein MNYADQDPALRPLLDRILSAEDRARVEPLLTELGELAAGELDRQAALADANPPKLRQYAPDGERVDEIEYHPAHDRVASIAYERFGLAAMSHRPGVHGWPTPVPHPVKYALSYLYVQSEFGMACPLSMTDSAARVLRLFDPERYAGEIAALSSTDPELRATGAMFMTERQGGTDVGLTRTLATDHGTHWTLTGEKWFASNPAADVILTLARVPGQGAGTRGLGMFLVPRLRPDGSRNAIRIDRLKDKLGSRSIASAEVSLEEAYATPVGELTCGFRQMAEMVNVSRLSNAMRATALMRRAVRESIDHTRVREVFGKPLFEQPLMRATLLPMVVDAEAALGLVLEAAARLTEADNGSTAARDLIRVLTPLAKYSLCKRARTVTGEAMEIRGGNGYIEDWVNPRLLRDAHLGSIWEGASNVIALDVLRCMRRRGAHHTLADTYGTDRFAGRLADRWKALREKGDRLLELPGEEAEMRIGRYAEELARTVMATLLFEQAEYEAEATGNGRKLLVAHACLALLDDPDALPRTALDHLAEVADGGRVPLAVVPAPGAGYEATEAARV
- a CDS encoding MFS transporter; translation: MQHITPADRPPTARDARRAGITAFVGTTIEWFDFYIYGSASALVLGKVFFADIPPAVGTLAAFATFWVGFLARPLGGLIFGHYGDRHGRKKALITTLVMMGTATFCVGLLPGYAQIGAAAPVLLVLLRMVQGVAMGGEWGGAVLIATEYAPPKRKLLYGAFAQQGSPVGYLLATLAFLAIARLPDAAFESCGWRVPFLASAVLVAIGLVIRLRLAETPEMLAVLERGQTARLPIKVVLTRYPLLVALGVLAGTAGVAITYIKTTFALSWATSDIGFDRTTFLTVISLALVVQVVVQPFGAVLAGKWPVKKAVLWMLVPEFVVLPLMFVLCATGNFWLAVLGMGLATFPHAMYYAALAGILARVFPVEVRYTGMSLSYQLCTTLFAGTAPIAAQYLLTASGSIWPVVGLGLGYTAVTLLGVLPLLARTGEPSPAVAARAATPV
- a CDS encoding LysR substrate-binding domain-containing protein, with the translated sequence MELRHLSGFVAVAEELHFGRAADRLHIAQSPLSQQIRLLERDLGVRLFDRTTRSVQLTAAGRALLKPARRLLAEASAARRTVQAAHLGEVGRVTLGFAGASSYSALPVLTRAVTSEHPGIELVLEGQTYAGEALGRIAEGSLDLGFVALPVRRGIGARVVRMERLQLALPDSHPLADRAEVAFAELAREPFVTFPLSRGSAVREAMMQACHEAGFAPRIAQEAPDSYTMLALVGAGVGLAVVVESARNIQLGHVVFRPLAGDDVPVLPIALGWRSGNQSAALAAVLRVADRVLPTPADFHG
- a CDS encoding LCP family protein; this encodes MHPRTDSRNPDYARPAGWGNTAPGADGPYPPDDFPYEEHGGGHRGRPHRRRGRTVIRVLVALVLVLLVVSVATYFWADSRLRKEVDLSKVVDRPGTGEGTNYLIVGSDSREGMSDQQKKDLHTGSADGKRTDSMMILHDGASGPTLISLPRDSNVSIPKFRGSESGNLKGPLGDNKLNAAYSIDGPQLLVRTVEYNTGLHIDHYAEVGFSGFANIVDSIGGVDMTLDKGFKDKWSGADFEAGEQTLNGRQALAFVRTRHAFATSDLERTKNQQKFLSALADQTATPGTLLNPFKLYPTMGAGLDTLIVDKDMNPYYLAKMFFAMQDVTGSDGKSINMPISGSVGGNLQWDKAKVKQLAQELRNDDPVTVTDTQ